One region of Microbacterium sufflavum genomic DNA includes:
- a CDS encoding cupin domain-containing protein — protein MSADVLRSAEAALRFGDWGPGYLAQGDDAAFGVVVLRPGDEFANHLHEHHTESFVVIEGRAEIWLDRDTRRVVETGDVLRAAPHEEHFVRNPFDETFRAVFVKTPWVDGDKVDRPWTPDA, from the coding sequence ATGAGCGCCGACGTGCTGCGCAGCGCCGAGGCCGCCCTCCGGTTCGGCGACTGGGGCCCCGGCTACCTCGCGCAGGGCGACGACGCGGCGTTCGGCGTGGTCGTGCTGCGGCCCGGCGACGAGTTCGCCAACCACCTCCACGAGCACCACACCGAGTCGTTCGTGGTGATCGAGGGGCGCGCCGAGATCTGGCTCGACCGCGACACCCGTCGCGTCGTCGAGACCGGCGACGTGCTGCGCGCCGCGCCGCACGAGGAGCACTTCGTGCGGAACCCGTTCGACGAGACCTTCCGCGCCGTGTTCGTGAAGACCCCCTGGGTCGACGGCGACAAGGTCGACCGCCCCTGGACGCCCGACGCCTGA
- the lsrF gene encoding 3-hydroxy-5-phosphonooxypentane-2,4-dione thiolase: protein MADLEGNASAKQFHADQPAVRFTQNIRGAANLDWGMQNRLSRILDPQTGRTVMLAFDHGYFQGPTSGLERIDLNIAPLAAHADALMGTRGALRTSIPPATRAGLVLRASGGPSILKDLSDEYTAMAMQDAVRLHADAVAVQVFVGGEHESRSIRNLTTLVDQGYDAGIPVLGVTAVGKELVRDARYLGLATRIIAELGAQLVKTYYCEEGFEDVVAGCPVPVIMAGGKKLPELDALTMASNAVRAGAAGVDMGRNIFQSAHPAAMMQAVRAVVHDDTDPADAYELFREATETRVLA from the coding sequence ATGGCAGACCTCGAAGGCAACGCCTCCGCGAAGCAGTTCCACGCCGACCAGCCCGCCGTCCGCTTCACGCAAAACATCCGGGGAGCGGCGAACCTCGACTGGGGCATGCAGAACCGCCTGTCCCGCATCCTCGACCCGCAGACCGGGCGCACCGTGATGCTCGCGTTCGACCACGGCTACTTCCAGGGACCCACCTCGGGGCTGGAGCGCATCGACCTGAACATCGCGCCGCTGGCCGCGCACGCCGACGCCCTCATGGGCACCCGCGGAGCCCTGCGCACCTCCATCCCGCCGGCGACCAGGGCCGGACTCGTGCTGCGCGCCTCGGGCGGCCCGTCGATCCTCAAGGACCTCTCCGACGAGTACACCGCGATGGCGATGCAGGATGCGGTGCGCCTCCACGCCGACGCCGTGGCCGTGCAGGTGTTCGTCGGCGGCGAGCACGAGAGCCGCAGCATCCGCAACCTCACCACGCTCGTCGACCAGGGCTACGACGCGGGCATCCCGGTGCTCGGCGTGACCGCGGTCGGCAAGGAGCTCGTGCGCGACGCCCGCTACCTCGGTCTCGCGACCCGCATCATCGCGGAGCTCGGCGCCCAGCTCGTGAAGACGTACTACTGCGAGGAGGGCTTCGAGGACGTGGTCGCGGGGTGCCCGGTGCCCGTCATCATGGCCGGAGGCAAGAAGCTGCCCGAGCTGGACGCCCTCACGATGGCCTCGAACGCCGTGCGCGCGGGGGCCGCCGGAGTGGACATGGGCCGCAACATCTTCCAGAGCGCCCACCCCGCGGCCATGATGCAGGCCGTGCGGGCCGTGGTGCACGACGACACCGACCCCGCCGACGCCTACGAGCTGTTCCGCGAGGCCACCGAGACGCGGGTGCTCGCATGA